The region AGATAGAAGTTAAATCACCTGTTATTTTTACTACATCTTATGATGAGTATGCACTTAAGGCATTTAAAGTAAATAGTATTGATTATATAATGAAGCCTGTCCGAGAAGAAGAATTAGAACAGGCCTTGAATAAGTTTAAGACACTCAGGAGTAGTACTCCTATGTTAAGCGAATCTATAAAAGATATTTTAGGTAGCTTACATAAGAAAGAAACTTTTTATAGATCTCGTTTTTTAATACCTTATAAAGATGGTTTTAAAACCGTCAAAGTAGGTGAGATTGATTTTATTTATTCGGAATTAAAAATCACCCATTTAGTACTTAAAGATAAGTCAACGATTATTGTAGGACAAACATTAGAGGAATTAGAAGAGGAACTAGATCCAGTAATATTCTTTAGGGCAAATAGACAGCATATAATAAGTGTGGATAGTATAGATAACATTCAAAATTATCACAATGGAAAACTTAAAGTTAGCTTAGTAAAAGATCCACAGCGTGAAGTGATTATAAGTAGAGAGAAAGCTCCTTTATTAAAGAGTTGGTTAAATAGCTAATAAGCATTAAAATAGTCATTAGAAAAGTCCATATAGTAGAGATGCTATATGGGCTTTTGTTTTGGCTAAGATTATAGGTTATTAGATGTGTTAAGGGTTAAAATATTCTTAATTAACTCACAGTAAAATATAGAGATTAATCCATTGGTAATGTCTGTTTTCTAGTTGCTGATAAATGCTATTTCGTATTAGTAACAAGTTTTGACGTTTCAGGTTCGAATTTTTACGCTTCGAATTAATTATAGAAGTTGGCGTTCTATTTTTTTTGACTTTTGTTGTGTTAAAAGCGTTAGAAATGAATAAAATTTATAGAAGTACGAAAGTTTTGTTTTTAGGAGGACTATTATTTGGTTTATCTGTATTTTTCGTTAGTTGTAAAAATCAGTCAAATGAAGGAGCTGAAGAAGTAGCTGCTTTAGAAGTAAAAACCAATGTAGTGGAGAAAGGTGATGCCTT is a window of Myroides oncorhynchi DNA encoding:
- a CDS encoding LytR/AlgR family response regulator transcription factor, with amino-acid sequence MQLKVLIVEDEVRNANKLSRLLQVLDSDIEIVAVVESVKECVEWLQDNEEPSLIMMDIRLEDGLCFEIFEQIEVKSPVIFTTSYDEYALKAFKVNSIDYIMKPVREEELEQALNKFKTLRSSTPMLSESIKDILGSLHKKETFYRSRFLIPYKDGFKTVKVGEIDFIYSELKITHLVLKDKSTIIVGQTLEELEEELDPVIFFRANRQHIISVDSIDNIQNYHNGKLKVSLVKDPQREVIISREKAPLLKSWLNS